One genomic segment of Desulforamulus reducens MI-1 includes these proteins:
- the ltaE gene encoding low-specificity L-threonine aldolase, which produces MITIRVVDLRSDTITLPTDEMRKAMATAVVGDDVYKEDPTVNQLEETAASLLGKEAALFVPSGTMGNQIAVLTHTARGEEVLLDSEAHIYYYEVGGPAMLAGVQLRPVSDLLTDHGPEILKGSLRGEDLHFPHTSLICLENTFNRGGGTILSPHTMGRIYSIAQEHNLKVHVDGARIFNAAVSLGVDVRTFSQHCDSLMFCLSKGLAAPVGSLLVGTRQFIERARKYRKALGGGMRQAGILAAAGLVALQNVDRLAEDHANARRLAEGLAKLPGLGVDLAKVQTNIIVVNVNQPRSAADLTMALNNKGIKCSTFGPSTIRMVTHINVSKEDIDYALGIAKYLLQ; this is translated from the coding sequence ATGATTACCATTCGAGTGGTAGATTTACGCAGTGACACCATCACTTTGCCCACTGACGAAATGAGAAAGGCCATGGCTACCGCGGTGGTTGGTGACGATGTATACAAAGAAGACCCTACGGTAAACCAGTTGGAAGAAACTGCCGCTTCTTTGCTTGGAAAAGAAGCAGCTCTTTTTGTTCCTTCTGGAACCATGGGTAACCAAATAGCAGTTTTAACCCATACTGCCCGGGGTGAAGAGGTCCTTCTGGACAGCGAAGCCCATATTTATTACTACGAAGTGGGCGGTCCTGCCATGCTGGCCGGGGTGCAATTAAGACCGGTCAGTGATTTATTAACAGACCATGGCCCGGAAATTTTAAAGGGTTCCTTGCGGGGAGAAGATCTCCATTTTCCTCATACGTCATTAATTTGTTTAGAAAATACCTTTAATCGTGGTGGCGGCACCATCCTCTCTCCACACACCATGGGGAGGATTTACTCAATTGCCCAGGAACATAACCTAAAGGTCCACGTGGACGGTGCCCGTATTTTTAATGCAGCCGTATCCCTCGGGGTAGATGTTCGGACTTTTAGTCAGCATTGTGATTCCCTCATGTTCTGTCTTTCAAAGGGCTTGGCTGCACCAGTGGGTTCTTTGCTGGTTGGTACACGGCAGTTTATCGAACGAGCAAGAAAATATCGCAAGGCTCTGGGGGGCGGCATGCGTCAAGCCGGTATTCTGGCTGCCGCTGGTTTAGTTGCTTTGCAGAATGTGGACAGGCTTGCAGAAGATCATGCCAACGCCCGGCGGTTGGCCGAAGGTCTGGCTAAATTACCGGGACTAGGTGTTGATTTGGCTAAAGTACAAACCAATATCATCGTTGTAAATGTAAATCAGCCGCGCTCTGCAGCAGATTTAACCATGGCACTAAATAATAAAGGGATTAAATGTTCCACCTTTGGTCCCTCCACCATCCGCATGGTTACTCATATAAATGTTTCTAAAGAGGATATAGACTATGCCTTAGGCATTGCTAAATATCTCTTGCAATAA
- the pth gene encoding aminoacyl-tRNA hydrolase yields the protein MKLIVGLGNPGTEYAKTRHNIGFMVIDRLADESRVSTEKNQHKAQICQITIGSEKVILAKPQTYMNLSGQSVVALMNWYKLSPDELFVITDDMDLPPGVLRIRKNGSAGGQRGLKNIIELLGTQQFPRMRVGIGRPEHGAVDHVLGKISEAEAELINPAIQTAVEAVKVWVLEGTQAAMNKFNQKNKKKKEKEQPEAATDQLLENK from the coding sequence ATGAAGTTGATTGTGGGCCTGGGGAACCCTGGTACGGAGTATGCAAAAACCAGGCATAATATAGGGTTTATGGTTATTGATCGATTGGCAGATGAATCTAGGGTAAGTACAGAAAAGAATCAGCACAAAGCCCAGATCTGTCAGATTACTATTGGGTCGGAAAAAGTTATTTTGGCAAAACCACAAACCTATATGAATTTAAGTGGGCAGTCCGTTGTGGCTTTAATGAATTGGTACAAACTATCTCCGGATGAATTGTTTGTTATTACCGATGATATGGATTTACCGCCTGGAGTGTTGCGCATTCGTAAGAACGGCAGTGCCGGAGGACAAAGGGGACTAAAAAACATTATTGAACTTTTAGGAACCCAGCAATTTCCTCGCATGAGGGTTGGTATTGGTCGACCGGAACATGGTGCTGTGGATCATGTGTTGGGCAAGATCAGTGAGGCGGAGGCAGAATTAATTAACCCGGCCATTCAGACCGCTGTGGAAGCTGTGAAAGTTTGGGTTTTAGAAGGAACCCAGGCCGCCATGAATAAATTTAATCAAAAAAATAAAAAGAAAAAGGAAAAAGAACAACCAGAAGCAGCAACGGACCAACTATTAGAGAATAAATAA
- a CDS encoding ferritin-like domain-containing protein, with product MHLTMNDVLDVAIKSEESSYHFYKDMAVKAQNSETKKVLEKLAQDEKDHLEYLLWLKSGEPINDEVYFDGFEEAGELKPEMTPKEVLTIAIQREDAAAKMYSQMADIFKGQPEKKFIFERMAREEGHHGQAVTQMMDQF from the coding sequence ATGCATTTAACCATGAATGATGTCTTAGATGTAGCGATTAAATCTGAAGAAAGTAGTTACCATTTTTACAAGGACATGGCAGTTAAAGCCCAGAACTCAGAGACCAAAAAAGTGTTAGAAAAATTAGCCCAGGATGAGAAGGACCATCTGGAGTATCTACTGTGGTTAAAGTCCGGCGAACCCATTAATGACGAAGTTTATTTTGATGGGTTTGAGGAAGCCGGGGAACTAAAACCAGAGATGACACCGAAGGAAGTTCTTACTATTGCCATACAACGGGAAGATGCTGCTGCGAAAATGTACAGCCAAATGGCAGATATCTTTAAAGGGCAACCAGAAAAGAAATTTATCTTTGAGAGGATGGCCAGGGAAGAAGGCCACCACGGCCAAGCAGTGACCCAGATGATGGACCAGTTTTAA
- a CDS encoding UPF0280 family protein — MDYTQRTYRALHHQGDLIHFQVSVEETDLDIGVRRKCFTPEMVSWVEDSIKEQRSLLEEYIQKDPVFKTTLEPCGILPGAPDIVVNMAEAAKLAGVGPMAAVAGAFSQVIGKALSRRSRDVIVENGGDIFIKGSRPRRVGIFAGTSPFSHKIAMEIQPWQTPVGICTSSGTVGHSLSFGNSDAVIVLAPSVPLADAVATAGGNLVQSEMDVQRAVDFAASVKGVIGAVAIKGEKLAAWGQIKLVPMG, encoded by the coding sequence ATGGATTATACCCAGCGCACCTATCGTGCTTTGCACCATCAAGGGGATCTTATCCATTTTCAAGTCAGTGTGGAGGAAACAGATCTGGATATTGGTGTGCGACGTAAGTGTTTTACACCTGAGATGGTAAGTTGGGTGGAAGATTCAATAAAGGAACAGAGGTCACTTTTGGAGGAATACATTCAGAAGGACCCTGTCTTTAAAACCACGCTGGAACCCTGTGGGATCTTACCAGGAGCACCGGATATAGTGGTTAATATGGCGGAGGCTGCTAAGTTGGCGGGTGTGGGTCCAATGGCCGCCGTGGCAGGTGCATTTTCCCAAGTAATAGGAAAGGCATTGAGTCGGCGTTCGCGGGATGTAATTGTGGAAAATGGGGGCGATATATTTATTAAAGGTTCCCGGCCACGAAGGGTGGGTATTTTTGCCGGGACGTCTCCCTTTAGTCATAAAATAGCCATGGAAATTCAACCCTGGCAAACTCCGGTGGGTATTTGTACTTCGTCGGGCACGGTGGGTCATTCCCTAAGCTTTGGAAATTCTGATGCGGTTATTGTGTTAGCTCCCTCTGTTCCCCTGGCTGATGCGGTGGCCACGGCTGGGGGAAATCTTGTGCAAAGTGAAATGGATGTTCAAAGGGCGGTGGATTTTGCTGCCAGTGTTAAGGGGGTAATTGGTGCAGTGGCCATTAAGGGGGAAAAGCTGGCGGCCTGGGGGCAAATCAAGTTGGTACCCATGGGCTAG
- a CDS encoding PRC-barrel domain-containing protein: MRKSKKFIGIPVISLAEGQQMGTVKGLVVDPVQQNVAALLIDQKGWFNGQKFVPYNKVRSVGTDAITIDQGAVVEKGTSLPDILKLYKDKVHIIGCKVIVENGSQLGEVVDFFVDEVSGQLVGLEISGNFLNSLLKGRSFLEITFVKTIGKELVVTSSDAMDNLVKIDGGLQETVKQLKESTNQIWETTVQKTKEIGTITKELSSKTVEDIETKTKDLGESIRDKVKRKVNEETVEDEVKVQDLPPGALKQEGVALTREEPVQDEVLVEELPPGALPRQEEELLTRLEQLQDSVQIHDLPPGALPREEETESVLDESKVDITKSQEIFSEVPESPVHPDKENPEKRI; encoded by the coding sequence ATGCGCAAGAGCAAAAAATTTATCGGCATACCTGTCATTAGTCTTGCCGAAGGCCAGCAAATGGGAACAGTCAAGGGGTTAGTGGTGGATCCAGTTCAGCAAAATGTAGCCGCCCTGCTAATAGACCAAAAAGGTTGGTTTAATGGCCAAAAATTTGTCCCCTATAATAAAGTGCGCAGTGTAGGGACTGACGCCATCACCATTGATCAGGGAGCGGTTGTTGAAAAGGGTACCAGCCTACCGGATATTTTGAAACTTTACAAAGATAAAGTTCATATCATTGGTTGTAAAGTAATTGTAGAAAATGGTTCCCAGCTAGGCGAAGTAGTTGATTTCTTTGTTGACGAAGTTTCGGGGCAACTGGTTGGGTTGGAGATTAGCGGCAATTTCTTAAATAGCTTATTAAAGGGCAGGTCCTTCCTGGAAATTACCTTTGTTAAGACCATTGGCAAAGAACTGGTGGTAACATCCTCCGATGCTATGGATAACCTAGTTAAAATTGATGGAGGGTTGCAGGAAACTGTTAAGCAATTAAAAGAAAGTACAAATCAAATTTGGGAAACTACGGTACAAAAAACCAAGGAGATCGGTACCATAACCAAAGAATTAAGCAGTAAAACTGTGGAGGATATAGAAACTAAAACAAAGGATCTGGGAGAAAGCATTCGGGATAAGGTGAAAAGAAAAGTAAATGAAGAAACCGTAGAAGACGAAGTTAAAGTCCAAGATTTACCACCCGGTGCCTTGAAGCAAGAGGGTGTAGCCCTCACTCGGGAAGAACCAGTCCAGGATGAAGTACTTGTTGAAGAACTGCCGCCGGGTGCCCTGCCCCGTCAGGAGGAAGAGTTACTTACCCGTTTGGAACAGCTTCAAGATTCTGTTCAAATCCATGATTTACCACCCGGAGCATTGCCCCGTGAAGAGGAAACAGAATCAGTGTTGGATGAATCAAAAGTAGACATCACTAAAAGTCAAGAAATCTTTTCAGAAGTTCCCGAATCACCTGTCCACCCTGATAAGGAAAACCCGGAAAAAAGAATCTAG
- a CDS encoding 50S ribosomal protein L25, with protein sequence MADTALNANLRKTATKSIVKEIRNNGGIPGVVYGKHVGSMAISVDAKDLKNILGSVTGRNTLINMNINGSKQTVMVKSLQMDPMHQNIRHVDFQQVSENTKIRTVIPVQLVGTPKGVAMGGVIQHDLRSAEIECLPNRIPEAIQVDISGLEIGDTLSVSDLNLPPGVKILDHPHTTVVGLATIKAPEPAGQPEVPPEPAEEAKAKTIEKE encoded by the coding sequence ATGGCAGATACAGCTTTAAATGCTAATTTAAGGAAAACGGCTACAAAATCCATTGTAAAAGAAATTAGAAATAACGGGGGTATTCCAGGGGTGGTTTATGGTAAACATGTGGGTTCCATGGCTATTTCTGTGGATGCTAAAGATTTAAAGAATATTTTAGGTTCTGTAACAGGGCGGAACACACTGATTAATATGAACATAAATGGTAGCAAACAGACCGTCATGGTTAAGAGTCTACAAATGGATCCCATGCATCAAAATATACGACATGTGGATTTTCAACAGGTATCGGAAAATACGAAAATACGGACTGTTATTCCTGTTCAATTAGTAGGGACCCCAAAGGGCGTAGCAATGGGAGGCGTTATTCAACATGACCTGCGCAGTGCAGAAATAGAGTGCCTTCCCAATCGAATTCCGGAGGCTATTCAAGTGGATATCAGTGGGCTTGAGATTGGTGATACCCTATCTGTAAGTGATTTAAATTTACCGCCAGGTGTTAAGATTTTAGATCACCCCCATACGACTGTTGTTGGCTTAGCAACCATTAAGGCGCCTGAACCAGCAGGTCAGCCAGAGGTACCGCCAGAACCTGCGGAGGAAGCTAAGGCAAAAACCATTGAAAAAGAGTAA